One genomic segment of Ricinus communis isolate WT05 ecotype wild-type chromosome 3, ASM1957865v1, whole genome shotgun sequence includes these proteins:
- the LOC8278614 gene encoding coiled-coil domain-containing protein 93 — MESRLVELNSTETSIEHENDEKEEIYIARASIAKLSADLDKENERKANLLNELKQLREKIDNKEGANGAVQKLMPLLESLKGMERREFVMQSYYDAKKSKLEAEVCELEDKWERGWDSEKLYNNLECALANSLENLTSVKKELAGRLREVMSIKRKIDDIPIQSELIQYERRLSELNAHIQEKHRQTRKYYATYNALLEIKELMLKETSLLNSISSQFQDAIISTDGRMKLINSMEGIVKGSQQKLQKVQVGLQEEQKACDALKKRYAAAMAEQRRCYSLLKAFQEECAKNERLQSQNFV, encoded by the exons ATGGAGAGCAGACTCGTAGAGTTGAATTCAACTGAAACCTCAATTGAACATGAGAACgatgaaaaggaagaaatttacATAGCCAGAGCTTCAATAGCGAAACTGAGTGCTGATTTGGATAAAGAG AATGAGAGAAAGGCCAATCTTTTAAACGAATTGAAGCAATTACGCGAAAAAATCGACAACAAAGAAGGTGCTAATGGCGCGGTACAGAAGTTAATGCCACTTTTGGAATCACTCAAG ggtATGGAAAGGCGGGAATTTGTTATGCAATCTTATTATGATGCAAAGAAATCGAAGTTGGAAGCTGAGGTTTGTGAATTAGAAGATAAATGGGAGCGTGGCTGGGATTCAGAGAAGCTTTATAATAATCTAGAGTGTGCATTAGCTAATTCATTGGAGAATCTTACTTCTGTTAAGAAG GAACTAGCAGGTCGACTAAGGGAAGTAATGTCCATAAAGCGGAAGATTGATGACATTCCAATTCAGTCTGAACTTATCCA GTATGAACGCCGACTTTCAGAGCTGAATGCCCATATTCAG GAAAAGCATCGTCAGACCCGCAAATACTATGCAACTTATAATGCTCTTTTGGAGATTAAAGAACTGATGCTAAAAGAAACCTCCCTGTTAAACTCAATAAGTTCGCAG TTTCAGGATGCCATTATAAGTACTGATGGCCGTATGAAGTTGATTAATTCCATGGAAGGAATTGTAAAGGGAAGCCAACAG AAGCTACAAAAAGTTCAAGTTGGACTTCAGGAAGAGCAGAAGGCTTGTGATGCTCTCAAGAAAAGGTATGCTGCAGCAATGGCAGAGCAAAGGCGCTGCTACTCTCTCTTAAAAGCTTTTCAG
- the LOC8278613 gene encoding probable 2-oxoglutarate-dependent dioxygenase AOP1 isoform X2, with protein sequence MAKAEIPTLYFSGEALSSGSESRRELCNRVRKACESHGCFLLMYDHGNIPAKLRQNLFVSMKALFDLPEDTKTKYVNPKPYRSYTGRSPVIPFYESFGLDDAHKLGQVQDFTNLMWPQGNTSFCEILHVMSSKMLEMNLMVLKMIFESFGMEKHYDSHIQDSTSLFKVMKYIAPPSNGRGSGEDSAIALRAHRDKNAITILCQNEVQGLEVESKDGEWARVMVPQDAFVVIVGEALKVWSNGRLEAARHRVVINGKEDRYSCALFSMPKEESKIEVPCELVDKDHPLLYRPFIFSDYISYFVSKLSDDALEIYAGI encoded by the exons ATGGCTAAAGCTGAAATACcaactctttatttttctggGGAGGCACTGTCGTCTGGAAGTGAGAGCAGAAGGGAACTATGTAACCGAGTAAGAAAGGCATGTGAGAGCCATGGTTGCTTCCTTTTAATGTATGACCATGGCAACATCCCTGCAAAACTACGTCAAAATTTATTCGTTAGCATGAAGGCATTATTTGATCTTCCTGAAGACACCAAAACCAAGTACGTAAATCCCAAACCTTATCGAAGCTACACCGGTAGAAGTCCCGTGATTCCCTTCTACGAAAGCTTTGGTCTTGATGATGCACATAAGCTTGGTCAAGTTCAGGATTTCACTAACCTCATGTGGCCACAAGGCAACACTAGTTTCTG TGAGATATTGCATGTCATGAGCTCGAAGATGCTGGAAATGAATTTGATGGTCTTGAAGATGATCTTTGAGAGCTTTGGCATGGAAAAGCACTATGATTCTCACATTCAGGACAGCACTAGTCTCTTCAAGGTAATGAAGTATATTGCTCCTCCAAGCAACGGCCGTGGCAGTGGGGAAGACTCAGCCATTGCTTTACGTGCTCACAGGGACAAAAATGCCATCACCATCTTATGTCAAAATGAAGTTCAGGGTCTTGAGGTTGAAAGCAAAGATGGGGAATGGGCACGAGTCATGGTTCCTCAAGATGCTTTTGTGGTCATTGTTGGTGAGGCACTCAAG GTATGGAGCAATGGGAGGCTGGAAGCAGCAAGGCACAGGGTGGTGATAAATGGGAAAGAAGATAGGTATTCGTGCGCCCTCTTTTCAATGCCAAAGGAGGAATCAAAGATTGAAGTGCCTTGCGAACTTGTTGACAAAGATCACCCTCTTCTCTACCGTCCTTTCATCTTTTCTGATTACATTTCCTACTTTGTTTCCAAGTTATCCGACGATGCTCTTGAGATTTATGCAGGAATTtga
- the LOC8278613 gene encoding probable 2-oxoglutarate-dependent dioxygenase AOP1 isoform X1, whose protein sequence is MAKAEIPTLYFSGEALSSGSESRRELCNRVRKACESHGCFLLMYDHGNIPAKLRQNLFVSMKALFDLPEDTKTKYVNPKPYRSYTGRSPVIPFYESFGLDDAHKLGQVQDFTNLMWPQGNTSFCEILHVMSSKMLEMNLMVLKMIFESFGMEKHYDSHIQDSTSLFKVMKYIAPPSNGRGSGEDSAIALRAHRDKNAITILCQNEVQGLEVESKDGEWARVMVPQDAFVVIVGEALKVINAKLSQLVWSNGRLEAARHRVVINGKEDRYSCALFSMPKEESKIEVPCELVDKDHPLLYRPFIFSDYISYFVSKLSDDALEIYAGI, encoded by the exons ATGGCTAAAGCTGAAATACcaactctttatttttctggGGAGGCACTGTCGTCTGGAAGTGAGAGCAGAAGGGAACTATGTAACCGAGTAAGAAAGGCATGTGAGAGCCATGGTTGCTTCCTTTTAATGTATGACCATGGCAACATCCCTGCAAAACTACGTCAAAATTTATTCGTTAGCATGAAGGCATTATTTGATCTTCCTGAAGACACCAAAACCAAGTACGTAAATCCCAAACCTTATCGAAGCTACACCGGTAGAAGTCCCGTGATTCCCTTCTACGAAAGCTTTGGTCTTGATGATGCACATAAGCTTGGTCAAGTTCAGGATTTCACTAACCTCATGTGGCCACAAGGCAACACTAGTTTCTG TGAGATATTGCATGTCATGAGCTCGAAGATGCTGGAAATGAATTTGATGGTCTTGAAGATGATCTTTGAGAGCTTTGGCATGGAAAAGCACTATGATTCTCACATTCAGGACAGCACTAGTCTCTTCAAGGTAATGAAGTATATTGCTCCTCCAAGCAACGGCCGTGGCAGTGGGGAAGACTCAGCCATTGCTTTACGTGCTCACAGGGACAAAAATGCCATCACCATCTTATGTCAAAATGAAGTTCAGGGTCTTGAGGTTGAAAGCAAAGATGGGGAATGGGCACGAGTCATGGTTCCTCAAGATGCTTTTGTGGTCATTGTTGGTGAGGCACTCAAGGTCATTAACGCCAAGCTCTCTCAACTT GTATGGAGCAATGGGAGGCTGGAAGCAGCAAGGCACAGGGTGGTGATAAATGGGAAAGAAGATAGGTATTCGTGCGCCCTCTTTTCAATGCCAAAGGAGGAATCAAAGATTGAAGTGCCTTGCGAACTTGTTGACAAAGATCACCCTCTTCTCTACCGTCCTTTCATCTTTTCTGATTACATTTCCTACTTTGTTTCCAAGTTATCCGACGATGCTCTTGAGATTTATGCAGGAATTtga